The Bradyrhizobium sp. LLZ17 genomic sequence GCGACGACCTACTCCGGCGACCGGTCGGCCAAGAACTACGCCTTCGTCGATGCCGTCGCACGCAAGAACGTAGAGATGACCGTCGCAACTATCCGGAAGGACAGCCCGGTCCTCGCCGAACTGGAATCGAAGGGCAGTATCAAGATTGCCGGGGCGATGTACAACGTCGGAAGCGGCGCGGTGGAGTTCTTCGGCTGAACTGGATATGGGATTCCAACGCTCGAAAAATTTCAATCGATAATCGCGGGGGATGGGCATGGCTGTAGCAGGCACAGCTCGGTGGACGTGGCTTTGGCCGGCGCTCGCGTGGGCCGTCTTGTTGGTCACGATCGTGCTCGGCGGAAACGGGATTCTTTACGCCGCGGCCGGAGCCGCTCTGTTCGGCACCGTGTTTGCTGCGGTGTATCATGCCGAGGTGGTCGCCCACCGCGTAGGCGAGCCGTTCGGCACACTGATCCTCGCCCTGGCGGTGACGGTGATCGAGACGGCGCTCATCGTCTCGGTCATGATCGCAGCGCCCGCCGAGAAGGCGGGACTGGCCCGCGACACGGTTTTCGCGGCGGTCATGATCGTCTGCAACGGCATAGTTGGCGCCTGCTTGTTGTGGGGCGGCGTCCGCCACCACGAGCAGGGCTTCCAGGCGCAAGGCGCGAGCGCCGCTCTGGCCGTGCTCGTCGCGCTGACCAGTCTGACGATGGTCCTTCCGAACCTTGCGGCGCAAGAACTCGGGCCGCTGTACAACACGCCGCAACTCGTCTTTGCCGCGCTTGCTTCTCTGGTTCTCTATCTCGCGTTCGTGTTCATCCAAACGGTAAGGCACCGTGATTATTTCCTTGCCGCAAAGGGTGGCACGGCCGACGATCATTCGCCACCTCCGGACAACGGAACGACGACCCTCAGCGCCGTTCTCCTCGTCCTCTCCCTTGTGGCCGTGGTGGGGCTTGCCAAGGTCCTGACGCCGACCGTCGAGGGAGCGATAGACTTCCTCCAGGTACCCAAAGCCGTGGTCGGCACCATCATCGCCGCCCTGGTTCTTCTTCCGGAGGCGGTGGCGGCCATCAAGGCCGCTCAAAGCGACCGGCTGCAGACCAGCCTCAACCTTGCGCTCGGCTCGGCGCTGGCGACGATCGGTCTGACCATCCCCGCAGTGGCCGGGGTGTCGATCGCTCTCGGCTACCGGCTCGAACTCGGGTTGGACGTCAAGGAGTTGGGGCTGCTGCTGGTCACGCTGCTGTTGAGTGTCATCACGCTCGGCACCGGCCGGACGACGGTGCTGCAGGGTGTCGTTCACCTGGTGATCTTCGCCGGGTTTCTGTTTTTTGCGGTGGTGCCGTGAGTTGTCGGTTCGATACGGCTGGTCGAAGCCCTCTCCGGACAGACCAAGGGGAATGCCGGCAATGATCGGACGAATACCGCGATTGGCGGCCCTTGCCCTGCTCGTCGTCGGCCTGCAGGGCTGCGGCGAAAAAAGAAGGAAGCGAACGAACAGCCGGTCCGCGGTCTGCGCGCCTACAAAGTGGCTGCAACCGCGGAGAGCCGCGTGCGCCGGTTTCCGAGCGTTCTGCAGCCCGCCGATGTCAGCGCTTTGTCGTTCGAGATCGGTGGCCAGTTGAAAGCCGTCGGCCTCACCGTCGGCGAGAGGGTGCAACTCGGAGACGTTCTTGCCGAAATCGATCCGAGATCGCTGCAGAGCCAGGTGGACCAGGCCAGCGCCGGCGTGCAGCAGGCGCAGGCGCAGCTCGACAACGCGCAGTCCGACTTCCAGCGCAAGGAAGAACTCCTCAAGCGCGGCGTTGCCACCCAGGCCGCTTTCGAACAGTCGAACGCGACCCTGCTCAGTTCGAGAGCCCAACTCGACCAAGCGCGCCGGCAGCTCGAGTTGGCCAACCACAACCTCGACCGGAGCAAGCTGCTGGCCCCCTTCGCCGGTACCATCGCCCGCGTGGAGGTCAAATCCTTCGCCCAGGTCGCTGCGGGACAGCCGGTCGCCACACTCTACAGCGACGACAGCTTCGAAATGAGCTTTCTGGTCCCGGCTGCGACCTTCCAGAGCCTCAAGGTCGGACAGAAGGTCGAAGTGAAAGTCGCCGACAAACCCGACCTTCCGCTCAAAGGCGAGATCAAAGAGCTCGGGTCCAAAGCCGAGCAAGTATCGGCCTTCCCGGTCGTGGTCAGGCTCGACAACAACGCCCCTGGTCTGAACGCGGGCATGTCGGTCGAAGTGACGATCGAAGAACCGCTGGTCGTGGGTCGCAGAGGGTTTCTCGTCCCGCTGAGCGTCCTTGTGCCCGAAGGCGGAAAGGTGCTGCAGAACACCGGCACCGTGTTCCGCTATGACGAAGCAAGTTCGACGGTGAAGAAGCGCGTCATCACGGTCGGCGGGATCCGCGAGAATCGTCTGGTCGTCGTGGATGGCGTCGCGCCGGGCGACATCCTGGCCTCCGCAGGCGTGTCCTATCTCTCGGACGGAGAGCAAGTGAAGCTGCTGCCGTTGGAGCAGGAGGCACCGTGAACCTCCTCACCCGCTTCGGTCTTGCGCGATCCCGATTCACCATCGCGGCCATGATCGGGCTGCTGATCGCCGGCATCGGCCTCTATCCGAACTTCCCGAAGCGCGAAGATCCAGTCATCGTCATCCGGACGGCCGTCGTGTCGGCGCTCTTCCCGGGCATGGCGCCCGAGCGGATGGAGAACCTCGTCGCCGTTCCCATCGAGCGAAAGATCCGCGAGCTCGCCGAGGTCAAGGACATCAGAACGCTTGCGGGTGAAGGATCCCTGACGATCTACGTCGACCTGAAGGACGAGATCGCCAATGTCAACGCCACTTGGCAGCGGCTGCGCGACAAGATGGCCGACGCCAAGGTCGAACTGCCCGACGGGGTTGTCGGGCCATTCGTGAACAGCGACTTCGGCGATGTCGCGATCGCGACCATCGCCATCACCGGCGAAGGCTTTTCGCCGCGCGAACTGAAGGACACCGCCGAGGACTTCCGGAAGAAGCTCTATCAGATCGTCGGCATCTCCAAGGTCGAGCTTCACGGTGTGCAGGACGAGCGGGTATGGCTGGAACTGGATACACGGAAACTGGCCGCCATCGGCGTTCAAGTGAACGCCCTGATCAAGGACCTTCAGGGTCAGAACGTGGTGCTGCCCTCTGGCAACATCAACGCGGACGGCACGCGTCTTCTGCTTGAAACCTCCGGAGATTTTCCGAACGTTCGGGCGATCGAGACGATGCTGACCCGGGTCGGGACCACCGAGAGCCTGGTGCGGCTCGCCGATATCGTCACGGTCCGCCGCGACTACGTCTCCCCCAAGGTCAAGCCGATCTATTTCAACGGCCGTCCCGCCGTCGTGCTCAGCGTCATCATGCAGCCGGACCAGGACGTCACACAGCTCGGCGGGAAGCTCCGCGAAGCCGCAAGCGAGTACGAGCAACGCCTTCCGATCGGCTACGCCGTCGCCTTCGCGACCTACCAGGCCGATCAGGTCAGCGCCTCCGTCAATTCCGCCCTGTCCAGCGTGGCGCAGACCTTCGTCGTCGTGGCCGTGCTGGTGATCGTTTTCCTTGGCCTGCGGGCGGGCACTATCGCCGCCATGATCGTGCCATTCGCCGTGATGTTTTCCTTGATCGGCATGCGGGCGCTGGGGATCGCGCTGGAGCAGGTCTCGATCGCGGCGATCATCATCGCGCTCGGGCTGCTGGTCGACAATGGGGTCGTGATGGTCGAGGACATCGTCAGCCGGATCGGCCGCGGAATGCCTCCCGAGGAGGCCGGGCTGGCGTCGGGAGAGCAGTATGCGCTGCCGCTCCTGATCTCCTCGATCACCACCATCGCGGCGTTCTTGCCGCTCATGCTGCTGTCGGGGGCGTCCGGCGAGTATGCGTTCTCGCTGGCAGCCGTGGTGGCGCTCACGCTGGGAGGCTCCTGGATCACGGCGCTGTACATTCTTCCAGCCCTGACCGTTTGGCTGATCAGGCCGCGGGGTAGGGCCGGCCATGAGGACGCGCCGCCGTCCCGGCTGCAGCGGCTCTATGCGTCCGCACTCGGTTCGGCTTTGCGCTTCTCGCCCCTTGTGCTGGTGGGATGTGTCGCGCTGGTGGTGATCGCGCTCACTCAGTTCGGCCGCATTCCCAAGGAGATGTTTCCGCTCAGCGAACGGAGCCAGTTCCTGGTCTACATGAACATGCCTGACGGCACCGATATCTCGCAAACCGAAGCTCGCGCGCGAGATCGAGCAATGGCTCGGCGACAAGACGGCCAATCCGGAAATATCCGGGGAGATCCTTTATGTGGGTGACGGCGGTCCGCGGTTCTATCTCACCTTGACCCCCGTTCCGCCAGACTCGGCATCTGCGTTTTTCTTGGTCAGCACGAACGACTACCAGGGCGCGATCCGTGCCGCCGATCGCGCCTGGAAATATCTGTACGCCAATCACCCCGAAGCAAGCTTCAAGATCAAGCGGCTGGCCATGGGAGCCGTCGAATCCGGCGTCGTGGAGCTGGAGATATCGGGGCCCGATGGAGACCGGCTACTCGCCTTCAGCGAACGGGTACGATCCCTGTTGCAGCGGGCGCCGAACGTCCGTGAGAACGACGACGACTGGGGCAACAAGATCGTCAAGGTGGTCGTCGAGATCGACCAGGACCGGGCGCGCCAGCTTGGGGTGACCTCCGAGGAAGTCACTCGGCTGCTGAACACCTATTTCAGCGGCACCGCGGTGTCGATCTACCGGGAAGGCGACAACTCGATCCCGATCGTGTTGCGCGCCGGCGCCTACACGTCGCAGAGCCTGGAAGGCCTCACCAGCGCGACGTTCGCGAAGAACGGCGGCCTCATCTCGTTGGCCCAGGTCGCGAGGCTGAAGCCCGGGTTCGACTTCGCGCGGATCCGCCGCAAGAACCAGGAACGGACCATCACGGTGACGGCCCGCAGCACCTCGCTGACCGCCGGGCAGCTGCTGGAAACCATCCAGCCCGGGCTCAACGAGATGGACACGACCGGGGGTTATCACGTGGCCATCGGTGGCGAAATCCAGAAAAGCGCGGAGACCAACCAGAAGCTCGCCGCCGGCTTTCCGATCGCACTTGCCGTCATGGTGCTGGCCATCATCCTGCAGTTCAACTCCTTTCGGCGCACGCTCCTGACCTTCATGAGCATACCGCTGATCTTGATCGGCATCCCGTCCGGGCTGCTGGCAACGGGACAACCGCTGTCGTTCTTCGGGACCTTGGGCATCATCAGCCTATCGGGGATCATCATCAACAACGCCATCGTGCTGATCGACCAGATCGATATCGAGCGGCAGAGACTCCCGCTGCGCCAAGCGGTCGTGGCCGCATCGGAGAAGCGGTTGCGTCCGATCCTGCTGACCTCGGCGACGACGGTTCTAGGGTTGGCTCCGATGGCCATCGCCGGCGGCGCCTTGTGGCAGCCGATGGCGGTGCTCATGATGTCGGGGCTTGCAATTGCTTCGCTGCTGACGCTGTTCTTCGTTCCAGCCGGATACGTCCTGCTATTCTGGTTCGATAAGGAGCTGCTTCTGGCAGATCAGCGCTAGCCCTGAATGCGTTAGTGCCCCACCTACCCATTTTTGCCGGTTTGCGCTGTGATGGCAACAGGGCTGCATTCAGCTCAAACGCGAAGGCGTGCGCGCCAAATCGGCTTGAGAGCCTCGAGAACCAGTAGCACGGCTGCCGCTGCAGCCATGGTGACGAGGAGGTCGTCGCCATGCAGCGGGTCGAAGCGAAACAGCAAGGAGGCTGCGGGCCAGTACAGGACCGCCGCAAGGACCGCCGCGATCGTCAGGAGGATCCAAACAAGCGCGGCGTTCGGGCGGCGGAAGGCAACGATCAGCGAGGAGCTGAAAGAGCGGTTGACCAGTACAAGGCTGAAGATCGTCAGCACGAGCGCGAAAAACCCGAGCGCGCGGGCTTCGTTTTCCGGCATGCCGCGGCGCAGCCCAACGATATAGACGAGCGCGACGACGGCGAAAGCAAGCGCTCCCTGGACAATGCTCCATACGATCAGGGACCATGAGAACAGCGGCGCGTCGGGCGGGCGTGGCGGCCGGTTCATGATGTCGCGCTCGTCGGTTTCCGCCTCGAAAACCAGCGAGCACACGGGATCGATCACCATCTCCAGAAAGGCAATGTGGATCGGGCTGAAAAAGATCGGCAGGCCCAGGACCAGCGGCAGCAGCGCCATGCCCGCGATGGGGACGTGCACCGCGAAAATAAAGCTCATGGCCTTGCGTAGATTGTCGTAGATGCGCCGCCCGAGGCGGATTGCGGTCACGATCGAGCCGAAGTCGTCATCGAGCAGCACGATCGAGGACGCCTCTCGCGCGACGTCCGTGCCGCGCCCACCCATGGCGACGCCGATATGAGCGGCCTTGAGCGAGGGAGCATCGTTGACCCCGTCGCCAGTCATCGCGACGACCTCACCGTTCGTCTTCAATGCCTGGACGATCCGCAACTTCTGCTCCGGCACGATGCGCGCGAAGACATTGACCATTTCGACACGTCGCGCGAGCGCGGTGTCGTCGACCTGCCGGAGTGCGTCCCCACTCAGAACATCGGACGTCTTGATGCCGGCTTGCCGGGCGATGGCCTGCGCCGTGGCCGGATAGTCCCCGGTGATCATCACGACGCGGATGCCCGCCATGAGACATTCCCGCACGGCATCCGGCACGCTCGAGCGAAGCGGATCGGCAAGGCCAACCAGCCCAACAAGGCGGAGAGCGAATTCGGTCTGGGACTCTGGGAGCGTCGCCCCATCGTATGAAGCGCCGGCCACGCCCAGCACGCGCAAGCCGTCGGCGGCCATGGCATCGGTCGCCTCGCGCAAGGCGATCATCTCCGGCTCTGCGAGCCCGCAAAGACGCGCGATGGCCTCGGGAGCTCCCTTGCTCGCGACCAGGAGCTGCGTCGCACCGGGCCGTTGCCAGACCTGGGTCATGGCAAGAAGATCGGGGCGCAGACCATAGCTGCGTACGAGGCGCCAGCCATTGCCCGGGACATCGAGGCGCGTAGCTGGCGCCTGCTGGACGAAGCTGTAAAAAGCCTTTTCCATGGGATCGAATGGCTCCGGCGTACTCGCGAGCAGGCCATGAACGGCGATCCGGGCGAACTCCGCCGGGAGGTGCGGCAACAAGAGCGCGGAGTTGCGCAGCGCGCTGCCGTCCGGACGGCGCAGCTCGGCAATCGTCATGCGGTTCTCGGTGAGCGTACCGGTCTTGTCCGTGCACAGGACCGTTGCCGAGCCCAGGGTTTCGATCGAGGCGGCACGGCGGGTCAGCACCCGGGCCTTGGAGATACGCCAGGCGCCCATCGCCATGAAGACCGTCAGCACGACCGGAAATTCCTCCGGCAGCATGGACATGCCGATCGCGATGCCCGCCAGAAACGCTTCAAGCCAGCCGCCCCGGAGCGTTCCATAAAGCACGACCGCCAATACACTGACCAACACGCCTCCGAGTGCGCACCAGCGCACGAGCGCGGAAGTCTGTTGCTGAAGCCGCGGCGGCTCGCTATCGAGGCTTTGCAGCGACTGGCCGATCTTTCCGATTTCGCTGCGCGGCCCGGTCGCGATCACTTCGGCAATCCCGGTACCTCGTACGACCAGCGAGCCTGAATAGACGTAAGGCTGGTCGTCGCCGCCGGGACGGGGATGGTCAACGGCAACGCGATCGGCTGCGACCTTGCGCACGGGCACGGATTCGCCGGTGAGCAGGGACTCGTCCGTCTGCAGGTCTGAGGCTTCACACAGCGATCCATCAGCGGGAACGCGGTCTCCTTCGGCGAGCACGATGAGGTCACCTCGAGCGACGTCGCGCCCGGCAATGCGCCGCCGTTCGCCGTCCCGGATCACCAGCGCCCTGGGGCTGGTCAAATCCCGCAACGCCTCGAGCACACGCTCGGTGCGGGTCTCCTGGATCACGGTGATGACGACCGACATAAGCCCGAAAGCCAGCAGGATCAGCGCTTCCTTGAGGTCCCCCAGTAAGAGATAGACCAGCCCTGCGCCAACCAGCAGCGCCAGCATCGGTTCGCGCAACACCTCCAGGACGATGCGAAGCGGCGTCCGCCGAGCCTGTCGTGGCAGCTCATTGTAGCCTTCGGCTTCGAGCCGGGTCCGGGCTTGCTGTTCCGTCAGGCCCGTGACTGCGGGTGTTGAGCTGGCGGTCATCGCGGCGGACCTGAACGTTTCATTGTGAATTGCATCGCGTGACAGGCACGGTGCGGCGGTCAGGCAATGGTGCCGAAATCAGTCACCGGCGTTACCCAATATACGATGTTGGTGCCGGCGAATGAAACGCGAACCCGCTCGAGCAAACGTTCGGCACTGGCGCGTTGCAGGATAATCCGGACCAGCACCTGGTCCGCGTGTCCCTTGACGCGTTCGCTGGGGGTTTGCAGCAACACGTTGGCCCCGTGTCCGGCAGCCTCCGAAGCATTGAAGCCGGACACCAGATCTCCCTGTTCGCTCAGATAGTCGAACAGTTCGTCGCGAAGATTGCGCGCAGCGATCAGGGTGAGGCAAACCGTGTCGTTTTTCATTTCGCCACCTTCGCGGCGCCGCCGAACCGCTGGTAGAGGATCGGCAGCAGGATCAGGGTCAGCACCGTCGATGATAGCAAGCCACCGATCACCACAATGGCGAGCGGGCGCTGGATCTCGGATCCGGGCCCGGAAGCAAACAGCAGTGGGATCAGTCCCAGCGCGGTGATGCTGGCTGTCATCAGCACTGGCCGGAGCCGCCGCTTGGCACCCTCGACAACGATACGCTCCTCGGCAAGGCCATGCGCGCGCAACTGATTGAAGTAAGAGACCAGCACTACGCCGTTCAGGACCGCGATCCCGAGGAGAGCAATGAAACCAACGGAAGCCGGGACCGACAGGTATTCCCCGGTCGACACCAGGGCGAATACGCCACCGATCAAGGCGAAAGGGATGTTCACAAGCACCAACAAAGCCTGCCGCACGGAACCGAACGTGGTGAACAGCAGCACGAAGATCAGGCCAATCGCGATGGGCACCACGATCGACAGCCGGGCGGCGGCACGCTGCTGGTTCTCGAACTGTCCGCCCCAGCTCAACCGATAGCCTTTCGGCAGCGGAAGCTCGGTCGCGACCTTCTGTTGGGCCGCCTGGACAAACCCGACCATATCGCGGCCGCGGACGTTGGCCCTGACGACGCTCATCCGGTTGCCGTCCTCGCGGTCGATCTTCACGGGACCGTCGACGCGCTGGATCTCGGGCGACCTGCGACAGCGCAACATGTTGCCCGGACGACAACGTCAGCGGCAGGCTTGCAAGCAGCGTCGGAGCCTCCCGTGTCGTCTCGCCGCCGCGGACCAGGATCGGCGTACGGCGACCATCCTCGAGCGCGGTGCCGATGGTTCGTCCCTCGATCTGGGTACGGAGCGTGTTGGCAATGGAATCCACCGTCAGGCCAAGTCGGCCGGCCTCCATCCGGTTCACGGCCACAGTGTAGTATTGGGCGCCCTCGTTGAGCGTCGTGTACACATCTTCGGCCCCCTCAATGCCCGAGACAATGGCGGACAATTTTGCCGCAATCTCGTTAAGCTGGCCAATGTCAGTGCCGAAGATCTTGACCGCGACGTCGCCGCGCACGCCACTGATCATCTCCTGCACGCGCATGTCGATCGGCTGCGTGAAGCTGAGCGACAAGCCAGGAAAATCTGCGAGCACATCGCGCAGCTCTTGCAGAAGGGCCGAGCGGTCTCGGGCTTGCCTCTGCTCGACAGGCTTGAGCACCAGGAACGTATCGGTCTGGTTCGGACCCATCGGATCAAGACCGAGCTCATCAGAACCGGTTCGGGCGACTATTCCAGTGACGTCCGGCACCTTCATAAGGGCCGACTGGAGTCTGGCGTTGACGGCAATGGAATCGTCGAGATTGACAGAGGGCAGAGTTTCCACGCTGACGATGACGTCGCCTTCATCCATGGTCGGCATGAACGTCTTGCCAAGCTGCGTATAGGCGTAACCGGCGGCGGCGAGCCCCAGCACAGCCGCGACAACGACCTTGCGCTCGTTCCTCAGTGACCAATCGAGGGCGGGCTCATAGACCCTTAGCGCGATGCGGATGAGTAGCGGATCGCCATGGGCCGTAGATTTGAGCAAAAACGAGGTCGCAACCGGAATGACCGTGAGCGCCAGCAGCAACGAGCTGGCGAGCGCAAAGATGATGGCGAGCGCGACAGGGATGAAAAGCTTTCCCTCAAGTCCTTGTAGCGTCAGCAGAGGCACGAACACGATGATGATGATCAGGACACCGGACGCGACCGGTTGCAGCACCTCGCAAACGGATCGGAACACAATGTGGATCAGTGGAGTTGTTTTTCCCGGCTCGTGCTTGGCGAGATTGCCGACGATATTTTCGACCACGACCACGAGAGCGTCGATGAGCATGCCGATCGCGATCGCGAGCCCGCCGAGGCTCATCAGATTGGCCGACATGCCAACGGCGCGCATGACGAGGAGCGCCATCACGATCGCTAGCGGCAGGCTGAGCGCGATGACGAGGGAGGCGCGCCAATTGCCGAGGAACAGCAACAGGAGGACGACGACGAGCACGGTGGCTTCGCCGAGTGCACGTACGACGGTCCCGACGGCACGTCCGACCAGCCGGCTCCGGTCATAGAACACATTGATCGAGACGCTCTTCGGCAGAGAGGGCTGTAGTGCCTCAAGTCGCAGGCGGACATCGCGGACGAGTTGGCCGGCATTGGCGCCGCGCAGCCCGAGCACGAGCCCCTCGACCGTTTCGCCACGGCCGTCGGAGGTGACCGCGCCGTAGCGGCTCAGGGCGCCGACCTTGACCCGGGCGACGTCGTTCACACGGATCGGAACGCCGTCGCGCGTGTCGACGACGATGGCCCTGATGTCATCAATTGTACGGATGCTGCCTTCGATCCGCACCAGCGAGCTGTCCTCCCCCTGGTTCACGCGTCCGGCACCATCGTTGCGGCTGTTGGCCTCGATGGCGCGACGAAATAGCTCGGAGGAGATCCCGCGGGCCGCAAGCGCGGCGTCGCGGGGGACAATCTCGAAGGCTCGGACATAGCCGCCGAGCGCGTTGACGTCGGCAACGCCGGGGACCGTACGCAGCGCGGGGCGGATCACCCAATCGAGCAAGGTTCGCCGCTCCGCGAGCGAGAGTTCCGGGCTGTCGATCGTGAACATGAACATCTCACCGAGCGGGCTCGTGATCGGCGCCAATCCGCCGCTCACCCCGTCGGGAAAATCGCGCGAAACATTCGAAAGTCGCTCCGACACTTGACTGCGCGCCCAGTAGATGTCGGTGCCGTCCTCGAAATCCACGGTCACATCGGCCAGGGCATATTTGGTCGTGGTGCGAAGAATCTTCTTGTTGGGCAGTCCAAGCAATTCCAGTTCGATCGGAACTGTAATGCGCTGCTCGACCTCCTCAGGGGTGAGGCCAGGTGCCTTCATGATGATCTTCACCTGGACCGGAGAAACGTCGGGAAAGGCGTCGATCGGCAGGCTTGGAAGAAAAGCCGCGGCCGCGCCGACCAGCAAGAGCACGCTCAAGGCGACGAACAACCGCTGTGACAACGCAAATGCGACCAGCCGTGGCAGCATTACTGTCCCGCCCCGAGCCGCAAGAGAATGCCCCGAAGCGCAGAGATGCCGGCGATTGCGATCTGATCCTTCTCGGCGATCGGCCCGGAGATCACGACGTGGTCCTGATCTTCCGCGAGCAACGTCACGGGCACCAGACGAAAGCCGCCATCGATGGCGACGAAAACAGACGTCTGCTCGCCGCGGCGAACGAGTCCGCTATAGGGAATTTCCCAGGCGCTCTCGTCCGCGGAGAGAAAGCTGACGCGCGCCGCCGCAGTCTGACCGGGACGCAAGCCGCCATTCTCATTCGGGATCTCCGCGCGCACGAGAATAGTCTGCGTTGTCGCGTCGGCCGTCTCGGATACCAGGATCACGCGGCCTGACGCATCGTAACCCTCGACGTCGACCTTGGCGCCGGGCCGAATGGCTCGGATACTGGATGCCGGGATCGCAATCTCGGCCCATAGCGGTGACAGCCGCGCAAGTTTTACCAGAGACGCGGCCTGCTCCAGGCGCTGACCGGGCGAAACAGCGATATCGACGACGGATGCGGCCTGTGGCGCGCTGACGGTGAGCGTTGCGCTGATCGCTGCATCGTTGATTAGACGAGAGATCCCGTCGTCCGACATGCCGCTCAGATGAAGCATTTGTCGTCGTTCGGCGAGGATGGTGCCGGCTTGGCGAGCCTCCGTCTGACTGGCCTCCAGCACGCGTTGCGGTACTGCCTTGCCGTCGAACAAGTCGGCGTTCCGCTTGAGCTGCTGATTGGCAAGAACCTCCTGAGCGATTGCCTGCAGGTAGTCGCGTTGCAATGTGACAAAGCTTGGGCTCTGCAGGGTCACGAGCGGTTGACCCGCGGTGACTCGATCGCCGCGCGCCGCCGCCAGATTGGTGACCATGCCGGCGACCGGAGCGCTCACGACCCACAATTGCGCCGTCGGAATGACGATCTGTGCTGGATAGGGCAGTGTTTGATCGGTCCGGCTCGAGATCGGATGGGCCATGCGGACGCCCAGGTTCTGAGCCTGTGTCGCCGTGAGCTTGACGTCCTCATCGGCCGTCGCAACGTTGGGCAGGACGGCAAGCGAGAGCACAAGCAAAATTGGACGCAGCATCCGCATTTGGTGCGGAGAGCGCTTCATCCTTGAGACGAGCATCACTACCAACTGATTTGAGCCAAGAATCTTTCATACTCCGGATCGCTCCACTGGTATTGACCCACGTCAATCGGAACTGCCATGCGTTAATCGGCCTCGGATAATCGCAGC encodes the following:
- a CDS encoding calcium:proton antiporter; its protein translation is MGMAVAGTARWTWLWPALAWAVLLVTIVLGGNGILYAAAGAALFGTVFAAVYHAEVVAHRVGEPFGTLILALAVTVIETALIVSVMIAAPAEKAGLARDTVFAAVMIVCNGIVGACLLWGGVRHHEQGFQAQGASAALAVLVALTSLTMVLPNLAAQELGPLYNTPQLVFAALASLVLYLAFVFIQTVRHRDYFLAAKGGTADDHSPPPDNGTTTLSAVLLVLSLVAVVGLAKVLTPTVEGAIDFLQVPKAVVGTIIAALVLLPEAVAAIKAAQSDRLQTSLNLALGSALATIGLTIPAVAGVSIALGYRLELGLDVKELGLLLVTLLLSVITLGTGRTTVLQGVVHLVIFAGFLFFAVVP
- a CDS encoding efflux RND transporter periplasmic adaptor subunit → MAATAESRVRRFPSVLQPADVSALSFEIGGQLKAVGLTVGERVQLGDVLAEIDPRSLQSQVDQASAGVQQAQAQLDNAQSDFQRKEELLKRGVATQAAFEQSNATLLSSRAQLDQARRQLELANHNLDRSKLLAPFAGTIARVEVKSFAQVAAGQPVATLYSDDSFEMSFLVPAATFQSLKVGQKVEVKVADKPDLPLKGEIKELGSKAEQVSAFPVVVRLDNNAPGLNAGMSVEVTIEEPLVVGRRGFLVPLSVLVPEGGKVLQNTGTVFRYDEASSTVKKRVITVGGIRENRLVVVDGVAPGDILASAGVSYLSDGEQVKLLPLEQEAP
- a CDS encoding efflux RND transporter permease subunit; translated protein: MNLLTRFGLARSRFTIAAMIGLLIAGIGLYPNFPKREDPVIVIRTAVVSALFPGMAPERMENLVAVPIERKIRELAEVKDIRTLAGEGSLTIYVDLKDEIANVNATWQRLRDKMADAKVELPDGVVGPFVNSDFGDVAIATIAITGEGFSPRELKDTAEDFRKKLYQIVGISKVELHGVQDERVWLELDTRKLAAIGVQVNALIKDLQGQNVVLPSGNINADGTRLLLETSGDFPNVRAIETMLTRVGTTESLVRLADIVTVRRDYVSPKVKPIYFNGRPAVVLSVIMQPDQDVTQLGGKLREAASEYEQRLPIGYAVAFATYQADQVSASVNSALSSVAQTFVVVAVLVIVFLGLRAGTIAAMIVPFAVMFSLIGMRALGIALEQVSIAAIIIALGLLVDNGVVMVEDIVSRIGRGMPPEEAGLASGEQYALPLLISSITTIAAFLPLMLLSGASGEYAFSLAAVVALTLGGSWITALYILPALTVWLIRPRGRAGHEDAPPSRLQRLYASALGSALRFSPLVLVGCVALVVIALTQFGRIPKEMFPLSERSQFLVYMNMPDGTDISQTEARARDRAMARRQDGQSGNIRGDPLCG
- a CDS encoding efflux RND transporter permease subunit, which codes for MVSTNDYQGAIRAADRAWKYLYANHPEASFKIKRLAMGAVESGVVELEISGPDGDRLLAFSERVRSLLQRAPNVRENDDDWGNKIVKVVVEIDQDRARQLGVTSEEVTRLLNTYFSGTAVSIYREGDNSIPIVLRAGAYTSQSLEGLTSATFAKNGGLISLAQVARLKPGFDFARIRRKNQERTITVTARSTSLTAGQLLETIQPGLNEMDTTGGYHVAIGGEIQKSAETNQKLAAGFPIALAVMVLAIILQFNSFRRTLLTFMSIPLILIGIPSGLLATGQPLSFFGTLGIISLSGIIINNAIVLIDQIDIERQRLPLRQAVVAASEKRLRPILLTSATTVLGLAPMAIAGGALWQPMAVLMMSGLAIASLLTLFFVPAGYVLLFWFDKELLLADQR
- a CDS encoding cation-translocating P-type ATPase; this encodes MTASSTPAVTGLTEQQARTRLEAEGYNELPRQARRTPLRIVLEVLREPMLALLVGAGLVYLLLGDLKEALILLAFGLMSVVITVIQETRTERVLEALRDLTSPRALVIRDGERRRIAGRDVARGDLIVLAEGDRVPADGSLCEASDLQTDESLLTGESVPVRKVAADRVAVDHPRPGGDDQPYVYSGSLVVRGTGIAEVIATGPRSEIGKIGQSLQSLDSEPPRLQQQTSALVRWCALGGVLVSVLAVVLYGTLRGGWLEAFLAGIAIGMSMLPEEFPVVLTVFMAMGAWRISKARVLTRRAASIETLGSATVLCTDKTGTLTENRMTIAELRRPDGSALRNSALLLPHLPAEFARIAVHGLLASTPEPFDPMEKAFYSFVQQAPATRLDVPGNGWRLVRSYGLRPDLLAMTQVWQRPGATQLLVASKGAPEAIARLCGLAEPEMIALREATDAMAADGLRVLGVAGASYDGATLPESQTEFALRLVGLVGLADPLRSSVPDAVRECLMAGIRVVMITGDYPATAQAIARQAGIKTSDVLSGDALRQVDDTALARRVEMVNVFARIVPEQKLRIVQALKTNGEVVAMTGDGVNDAPSLKAAHIGVAMGGRGTDVAREASSIVLLDDDFGSIVTAIRLGRRIYDNLRKAMSFIFAVHVPIAGMALLPLVLGLPIFFSPIHIAFLEMVIDPVCSLVFEAETDERDIMNRPPRPPDAPLFSWSLIVWSIVQGALAFAVVALVYIVGLRRGMPENEARALGFFALVLTIFSLVLVNRSFSSSLIVAFRRPNAALVWILLTIAAVLAAVLYWPAASLLFRFDPLHGDDLLVTMAAAAAVLLVLEALKPIWRARLRV
- a CDS encoding DUF3240 family protein — its product is MKNDTVCLTLIAARNLRDELFDYLSEQGDLVSGFNASEAAGHGANVLLQTPSERVKGHADQVLVRIILQRASAERLLERVRVSFAGTNIVYWVTPVTDFGTIA